The Litoribrevibacter albus genome contains the following window.
TTCGGCCCCAACGCCAAAAAACATACAACCCGACAGACACAATCACGATGATGGGTAAAATGAATCGAGTAAGAATGCGCAGCCCCGCATCCACAGCGTCACTTTGTTGAATCCACTCAGCAGTGATGTCGAAAGATAAAACCTGCCCAAGTACCACAAAGTTGGTGGTAGTTAAGTCAAAACGAAAGATGTTCAGTACCGGAGCCAACAGAAATAACGCGAAGAAAGCCACACGGGTAAACAAGCGCGCTTCCTGTAATTGTTTATTCATGATGACTCCTTAATTGTCTCTCAAACCGTCGAGTTCTTTAACTTGTCTGAGCGTTGTTGCTCTCTATAAACGAAATGATTCATCAGACAAAAAAGCCGGAGCGTTCTCAGTGTTCTGAGTTCCTACTCCGGCTTGCTTCCTAAGTGCTTTTAACACTTCTTTTGTAATCGTCCTTCGCTTGTGGCGTCAGACGAATACTTTCTTACAACGTTCTTACTATCTTATGGCTTATGACTCTTGTAGGCGGGCTTGCGCTTCTACCAGAGGGTCTTCACCTTTGATGAAGAAGCTGCTCAAGTAAGCCACGATACCTGCGAAGAAGACCAAACCTGCTACCAAACGCAACCAGTAGAACAGAGCCAGTTTATCTTGAGTCACCATGAAGCTTAGTGCTTCACCACTTTCAGGGATACGTTGCAACCATACTTGTAGGATACCAGCACCTGTTAGGAACAGAGTGATGAACACCATAGAGACAGTCATCAACCAGAAGCCCCACATTTCAACCACTTGCGCCTTGTTGCTGTTGCCGTTAGGACGACCACGCATTGCTGGCATCGCGTATGAAATGATAGTGATAACGATCATTGCATAAGCTCCGTAGAACGCCATGTGACCGTGTGCTGCTGTAATTTGAGAACCATGAGTGAAGTAGTTCACTGGTGCTAATGTGTGTAGGAAGCCCCATACACCTGCGCCAAGGAAAGCCATCACTGCACAACCAAGAGCCCATAGAGTCGCTGCACGGTTTGGATGCTCACGGCGACGACGGTTAACCATGTTGAAAGCAAACAGTGTCATCATGAAGAATGGAATTGGCTCTAGTGCTGAGAAGATAGAACCTAACCACAACCAGTACTCCGGTGGACCAATCCAGAAGAAGTGGTGACCAGTACCGATGATGCCAGTGATAAGCGCCATTGCGATGATCACGTACAACCATTTCTCGATCACTTCACGGTCAACACCAGTTACTTTAATCAGTACATACGCAAGGATAGATGCCATGATCAATTCCCAAACGCCTTCTACCCATAGGTGAACCACGAACCACCAGAAGAACTTATCTAGCGCAAGGTTTTCCGGGTTGTAGAAAGAGAACAGGAACATCAACGCCAAACCTAGCAGACCAGTAATCAAAACAATGTTGATTACAGTTTTACGGCCTTTCAGTACGGTCATACCGATGTTATACAAGAAGCCCAGAGCTACAACCACAATACCTGCTTTAGTAATGGTCGGTTGTTCAAGGAACTCACGTCCCATAGTAGGTAACAAGTCGTTGCCAGTGATTTCAGCCAAAGTTGCATAAGGCACCAACAAATAACCAAGTACAGTTAACGTACCTGCTGCTGCAAAGACCCAGAATAGAATGATTGCTAATTTAGGATTGTGAAGCTCAGTTTCAGCCTCTTCCGGGATCAGGTAATACGCTGCCCCCATAAAGCCAAAGAGAAGCCAGACAATCAGCAAGTTGGTATGAACCATACGTGCCACGTTGAACGGAATTTCCGGGAATAGGAAATCACCAATAACATACTGTGTGCCGAGGATTAATCCGAATACAATCTGCCCTGCGAATAAGATAAGAGCAAAGATAAAATACGGTTTTGATACGGCTTGAGACTCATATTTCATAGTTCGCTCCTTATCCTTCAATATTAGGTGGCCAATCGTTGGTCTTGATCTTGGCCGAATACTCTAAGAAGGCAGCTAATGCATCCAGTTCTTCATCTGATAGATTGAACTGAGGCATTGCACGACGACCTTCTACACCCAGAGGTTGTGCATTCATCCATGACTTAAAGAAAATCTTAAAGCTATCTTCTCCGCCACGACGATAGAACACATTGCCAAGCTCAGGTGCG
Protein-coding sequences here:
- a CDS encoding cbb3-type cytochrome c oxidase subunit I — its product is MKYESQAVSKPYFIFALILFAGQIVFGLILGTQYVIGDFLFPEIPFNVARMVHTNLLIVWLLFGFMGAAYYLIPEEAETELHNPKLAIILFWVFAAAGTLTVLGYLLVPYATLAEITGNDLLPTMGREFLEQPTITKAGIVVVALGFLYNIGMTVLKGRKTVINIVLITGLLGLALMFLFSFYNPENLALDKFFWWFVVHLWVEGVWELIMASILAYVLIKVTGVDREVIEKWLYVIIAMALITGIIGTGHHFFWIGPPEYWLWLGSIFSALEPIPFFMMTLFAFNMVNRRRREHPNRAATLWALGCAVMAFLGAGVWGFLHTLAPVNYFTHGSQITAAHGHMAFYGAYAMIVITIISYAMPAMRGRPNGNSNKAQVVEMWGFWLMTVSMVFITLFLTGAGILQVWLQRIPESGEALSFMVTQDKLALFYWLRLVAGLVFFAGIVAYLSSFFIKGEDPLVEAQARLQES
- a CDS encoding c-type cytochrome, which encodes MAERFTKSMARNMYLGGSVFFILLFLGLTMDTVRQLPQRDNRENLTEEVAHGKKLWEDNNCIGCHSLLGEGAYFAPELGNVFYRRGGEDSFKIFFKSWMNAQPLGVEGRRAMPQFNLSDEELDALAAFLEYSAKIKTNDWPPNIEG